The window CAGGGGCTGGGTGCGCCCTTCAAACTGGCGCAGTCCCGACAGGGTCTGCATCTCGTATTCCACGCTGTGGGTCTGGCCGGACTGCAGTGTGTCGCGGATGAGCGCCATGAACCGTTCGGCCTGCTCGGCGGGTAGCACGTCGTGCAGCCGCTTGCCCACCAGCACCGGTGCGCTGGCGGCCAGCGCGTCGTCGTCGGGAGACAGCACCTCCACATAGCGGCCCTGGGCGTCCAGCACCAGCAGCACATCCGGGATGGCCTGCGTGATGGCGCGCAGGCGCGCGGCCGTGCCGATCAATGCGCGTTCGGTGGCCATGCGCTGCTCCACATCGTGCAGCAGCAGGCCCAGTACCACGGTGGCCGGGGTGAAGGTCAGCAGGTAGGGCAGGGCCAGCGTCTGGTTGATGCGCTGCGCCACTTCGGCAGGCAGTAGCTGAAACAGCGCAATCACCGCCGTGTGCAGCAGCAGCCCAAACAGCGCAAGGGCAACGGGTTCCACCCCCAGCCGCCCCCGGGCGCGGCCTTCGCGGTACACCAGCCCGAGCGCGGTGCACAGGCCGATCACCATCAGGCCTACCTCGGCGCCCGCGCCACCCAGCCAGAGGCGGCCGGTGGCCGCCATCAGCGCGGCAATGCCCGCCACCAGCGGGCCGCCGAACAGGCCCGCCATGCTCAGCACCACCGAGCGCGCATCGAAGATCACACCCGGCATCAGCACCACCGGGATGAGCATGCCCACCACGCAGATGCCGCCGAAGATCAGCCCTGAAAAGACCTGGCCCACCCACGGGTGCTGGCGCCAGACGCGGATGTTGAAACCATGCAGAAAGCACAGCGCCAGCAGCAGCGCAACGCCTTTGACCAGCTCAATGAACATGGGCCTCCGTGCATTTCCAGGGGAAAGCCCATGATGGAGGAAACGTTGCGATCCGTAAATGTGTAAATGGCCCCGGATGGGGCCATTTCTGAGGGGAAGGCTGTGCCGCTGCGGCTCAGCTCAGCAAAGCCTGGGCGAATTCGCGGGCGCTGAAGGTTTCCAGGTCTTCGAGCTTTTCGCCCACACCGATGAAATACACCGGAATGGGGCGCTCCTGCGCAATGGCCGCCAGCACGCCGCCCTTGGCCGTGCCGTCGAGCTTGGTCACGATGAGGCCGGTGAGCTGCAGCGCGTCGTCGAATGCGCGCACCTGGGCCAGTGCGTTCTGGCCGGTGTTGCCGTCGATCACCAGCAGCACCTCGTGGGGGGCTGTGGCGTCGGCCTTGGTCACCACGCGGCGGATCTTCTTCAGCTCTTCCATCAAGTGCAGCTGCGTGGGCAGGCGGCCGGCGGTGTCCACCAGCACGACGTCCTTGCCGCGCGCCTTGCCAGCGGTGACGGCGTCAAAGCTCACGGCAGCGGGGTCGCCGCCTTCCTGGCTCACGATCTCGACCGTGTTGCGGTCGGCCCACACGCCCAGCTGCTCGCGCGCAGCGGCGCGGAAGGTGTCTGCCGCCGCTAACAGCACGGCGGCACCTTCGTCTGCCAGGTGTTTGGTGAGCTTGCCGATCGACGTGGTCTTGCCCGCGCCATTGACGCCCGCCACCATGATCACGGTGGGCGTGTGCTCGCCAATAACCAGGGCTTTTTCGAGCGGGCGCAGCAGATCGGCCAGTGCATCGGCCAGCAGGCCCTTGACGGCCGCAGGGTCGGTGGTCTTGCTGTCCTTGACGCGGCGCTTGAGGTCCGTCAGCAGATGCGTGGTGGCCTTCACGCCGGTGTCGGCCATCAGCAGGGCCTCTTCCAGCTCTTCATAGAGCGCGTCGTCAATCTGGGTGCCGGTGAAGACCGTGGCAATGCTGGTGCCGGTCTTGCGCAGGCCGGCCTTGAGGCGGTCGAGCCAGCCTTTGCGCTCGGGCGCCGGTGCAGGGTGAGCAGCCGAGGCCACGGGTGCCGCCACGGGCGCAGGCGTTGGCGTGACGGGCGCGGGCGTAGCAACCGGCGCGGGTGCGGCAACGGGAACCGGGGGCGCGACGGGGGGCAATGCAGGGCTTGCGGCCACTGGGGCAGCGGCCGGTACGGTGACTGCAGGCGCAGCAGGGGGCGGTGTGACGACCGGCGCCACCGGTGGCATCGCCACGGGCGATGGAGGGGGCTCGATAGCGGGCGCGGGTGCTGTGGGGGGCGGCGCAGCGGGCTCCGGAGCTTTGCTGCCAAACGGGTTGCGCAGCCAGCCAAAGCCTGCCGGGGCAGGTGCTGCAGCGGGAGCCGCTGGGATCGGCGCAGGTGCGATGGGGGTAGCCACGGGCGGCGTGGCGGGCGGGGGGGGCGCCATTGGCGCATCCACAGCGGGCGCCGGTGCGCCTACCGGCTGGGCCGGAGCGGGCGCATCGGTGGGGGCGGGCGAAGGAGCGGGCTTTTTCTTGAAAAAACTGAACATTGGCGGGTTCTTAGAATCTCCCCATTCTATGAAACGCGCTTTCACCCTTCTGGGCCTGCTGGCCTGCCTCTCGTCCGGGGCTGCCTTCGCGGCCACCACCCCGGTGTCTCAACCCTCCAGCGCGCCGTCCGCCACGGCCTCTGGCGCGCAGCAGTTCACCCTCAAGAACGGCATGCAACTCATCGTGCAGCCCGACCGCCGTGCCCCGACGGCGGTGCACATGGTCTGGGTGCGTGTGGGCTCGATGGACGAGGTGGACGGCACCTCGGGTGTGGCCCATGCGCTGGAGCACATGATGTTCAAGGGCACCAAGACCTTGCCGCCGGGCGAGTTCTCGCGCCGCGTGGCGGCGCTGGGTGGGCGGGAGAACGCATTCACCAGCCGCGACTACACCGGCTACTACCAGCAGATCCCGTCCAACCGGCTGGAAGACGTCATGAAGCTCGAATCGGACCGGTTTGCCCACAACCACTGGCCCGACGAGGAGTTCAAGAAAGAGATCGAGGTCGTCAAGGAAGAGCGCCGCCTGCGCACCGAAGACCAGCCCCGCGCCATGCTGGCCGAGCAACTGTTTGCCGCCACCTTCAACGCGTCGCCCTACCGCCGCCCCATCGTGGGATGGATGAGCGACCTGGACGCGATGACGCCCGACGACGTGCGCGCCTTCCACCGCCAGTGGTACACACCCACCAACGCCGCCGTGGTAGTAGCGGGCGATGTGGATGTGGCCCAGGTGCGTGCGCTGGCCGAGAAGTATTACGGCAGCCTGCCCGTGCACGCGCTGCCCGCGCGCAAACCGCGCACCGAGCCCGAGCAGAAGGGCCTGCGCCGCATCGCCGTCAAGGCCCCGGCCGAGCAGTCCTACGTGGCCCTGGCCTTCCGCGCGCCCAGTCTGGACCGCGTGGACAACCTCACCGACGAAGACCGCGATGCCCTCGCGCTGATGGTGCTGTCGGCCGTGTTCAACGGCTACGACGGTGCCCGGCTGGACCGCGCACTGACCCAGGGGCCCAACCGCGTGGCCGACAGCGCCAGCAGCTCCGCCATGGTCACGGGGCGCGGCCCCAGCCTGTTCATGCTCAGCGGCGTGCCCGCTGCAGGCAAGACCGCCCAGCAGGTCGAAGACGCGCTGCGCGCCGAGGTGACCCGGGTGGCAAAGGATGGTGTGAGCGAGGCCGAGCTGAACCGCGTCAAGACGCAATGGATCGCCTCGACCGTGTACGAGCGCGACTCGGTGATGAGCCAGGCGCAAGAGCTGGGCGGCAACTGGGTGCAGGGCTTTCCGCTGGATGCCAACGAGCGCCTGCTGGCCCTGCTGCGCACCGTGACCCCGGCGCAGGTGCAGGCCGTTGCCGCCAAGTATTTTGGTGACGACCAGCTCACCGTGGCCACCCTGCTGCCCCAGCCGCTGGACGCCCCTCGTGCCCGCCCCCAGTTGCCTGCGGGCGCTGCCATCCGCTGAAACCGCCCTGCGGAAACTGCCCATGATTACTATCAAAAACATAGCTGTCCGTGCTTTATGCACTAGCGCTATCGCCCTTTTTTCTTCCAATTCGGCCTGGGCGCTGCTGCCCATCCAGCACTGGACGGAGCCCAATGGGGCCAAGGTCTACCTGGTCGAAAGCCCGGTCATCCCCATGGTGGATGTGCAGATCGACTTTGACGCCGGCACGCGCCGCGACCCGGCAGGCCAGTCCGGCCTGGCCAATGCGGTGGCGGCCATGGCGAGCAAGGGCGTGAAAGCCGGGCGCGACGCCACAGCCGAGCCCGCGCTGGACGAAAACGGCCTGGGCGAGGCCTGGGCCGACCTGGGCGCCAGCTTTGAAGCCAATGCCGACAACGACACACTGCACTACGTGCTGCGCTCGCTGACCGACCCGCCGCTGCTGGAGCGCGCCGCACGCCTGGCGGCCCGCCAGATTGCCGAGCCCGTGACGACCGACGACGTCTGGCAACGCGATCGCGCCCGCTGGAGCGCCAGCCTGAAGGAAGCCAACACGCGCCCCGCCACCGTCGCCAACCATGCGTTTGCCGCTGCGGTGTATGGCAGCCACCCCTATGGCGTACGCACCACCGAAGAGACGCTGGCCCGCATCAGCGTGGCCGACATGCAGGCCTTTCACGCACAGTACGTGGCCGCCTGCCGCGCCAAGGTCAGCATCGTGGGCGCTGTATCGCGCGCCCAGGCGCAGACACTGGTGGCCACGCTGCTGTCGCGCCTGCCCGCCACTGCAGGCTGCGCACCGCTTCCGCCGGTGGGCGAGGTGGCGGCGCTGACGGCACCTGCCGAGAAGGCTATCCCGTTCGCGTCGGCCCAGGCCCATGTGCTGATCGGCCAGCCGGGCTTCCAACGCCGCGACCCGGATTTCCTCGCGCTGCTGGTGGGCAACCACATCCTGGGCGGCGGCGGTTTTGTCTCGCGCCTGACCCACGAGGTGCGCGAAAAGCGCGGCCTCTCCTACAGCGTCTACAGCTACTTTGCCCCTGGTCTGCACGCCGGGGCCTTCAGCGTGGGCCTGCAGACGCGCCCCGACCAGGCCGTCCAGGCCGTGCAGGTCTCGCGCGACGTGATCGCCCGCTTTCTGGCCGAAGGCCCCTCCGAGGCCGAGCTGCGCGCCGCCAAGGACAACCTCATCGGCGGCTTTGCGCTGCGCATCGACAGCAACAAGAAGCTGCTGGGTAACGTGGCCAACATCGCCTGGAACGACCTGCCGTTGGACTACCTGGACCAGTGGGCCAAAAAGGTCGAGGCCCTGACGGTGGCCGACGTGCGCACCGCCATGGCCCAAAAGCTGCAGCCCGACCGCATGGTGACCGTAGTGGTGGGAGGCAAGCAGCCATGAGCCGATCCACCCTGCGCGGCAGCGCCATCACCGCCGAAATCCGCAAGGCCCAAGCCGCCGCCGCTGCGGCCCCCGTGGACCCCAAGGCCGCCAAGAAAAACGCCAAGGACAAAGCTGCGGCGGCGGCCACCCCCCAGGGCGCGGGCGAAATCCGCATCATTGGCGGGCAATGGAAGCGCACCCGCCTGCCCGTGGCCCAGCGCCCCGGTCTGCGCCCCACGCCCGACCGCGTGCGCGAAACCCTGTTCAACTGGCTGGGCCAGGACCTGGCGGGCTGGCGCTGCCTGGACGCGTTTGCTGGCACGGGCGCGCTGGGGCTCGAAGCCGCCTCGCGCGGCGCCGCATCGGTGCTGCTGGTGGAAAACGATGCGGCCCTGGTCGCCCAGTTGCAGGTGCTGCAGGCCAAACTGCAGGCCAGCGCCGTGCGCGTGCAGCGGGGTGATGGCGTGTCTGCACTGAAGCAGGCCGCACCCGCCAGCCTGGACCTGGTGCTGCTGGACCCGCCGTTCGATGGTGACCTGTTTGCGCCCGCGCTGCAGGCGGCGGCCCAGGCTGTGGCCGCTCAAGGCTTCATCTACCTCGAAGCCCCCCGCGCTTGGACGGACGACGAACTGGCGGCGAACGGCCTGGCCGTGTACCGGCATCTGAAGGCGGGCGCTGTGCACGCGCACCTGCTGCGCCCCATGGTGGCCGCCGCAGCCTGAGCCCGCACCGGTTCATGTTGCACTGCACTGCATAATGCGCGCACGCGGCCCGCAGGCCCGGCAGAACGGGTGATTCACCTGCTCCCCGGGCCCGGGCCAACGTCCATACAGCCAGACAGGAGACAACCAGCCATGGCCCAGAACGTGCTCGCCGTGTACCCCGGAACCTTCGACCCCATCACCCTGGGCCATGAAGATGTGGTGCGCAGAGCCACCCAGTTGTTTGAACGTGTGATCGTGGCCGTGGCGGCGGGGCACCACAAGAAGACCCTTTTTTCGCTGGAAGAGCGCATCGACATGGTGCGCGATGCCGTGAAGATGTATCCCCAGGTGCAGGTCGAGCCCTTCTCGGGCCTGCTGCGCGACTTTGTGGTGTCGCGCGGTGGCAAGGCCATGGTGCGCGGCCTGCGCGCCGTGACCGACTTTGACTACGAGTTCCAGCTGGCCGGCATGAACCGCAGCCTGATGCCGCAGGTGGAAACCGTGTTCTTGACCCCCAGCGACAAGTACCAGTTCATCAGCAGCACCTTTGTGCGCGAGATCGCGGTGCTGGGCGGCGAGGTGACCAAGTTCGTGTCACCCTCGGTGGAAGAGCGGCTGGCGGTC of the Acidovorax sp. 107 genome contains:
- the rsmD gene encoding 16S rRNA (guanine(966)-N(2))-methyltransferase RsmD translates to MSRSTLRGSAITAEIRKAQAAAAAAPVDPKAAKKNAKDKAAAAATPQGAGEIRIIGGQWKRTRLPVAQRPGLRPTPDRVRETLFNWLGQDLAGWRCLDAFAGTGALGLEAASRGAASVLLVENDAALVAQLQVLQAKLQASAVRVQRGDGVSALKQAAPASLDLVLLDPPFDGDLFAPALQAAAQAVAAQGFIYLEAPRAWTDDELAANGLAVYRHLKAGAVHAHLLRPMVAAAA
- the coaD gene encoding pantetheine-phosphate adenylyltransferase, translated to MAQNVLAVYPGTFDPITLGHEDVVRRATQLFERVIVAVAAGHHKKTLFSLEERIDMVRDAVKMYPQVQVEPFSGLLRDFVVSRGGKAMVRGLRAVTDFDYEFQLAGMNRSLMPQVETVFLTPSDKYQFISSTFVREIAVLGGEVTKFVSPSVEERLAVKVRSLAAPGG
- the ftsY gene encoding signal recognition particle-docking protein FtsY gives rise to the protein MFSFFKKKPAPSPAPTDAPAPAQPVGAPAPAVDAPMAPPPPATPPVATPIAPAPIPAAPAAAPAPAGFGWLRNPFGSKAPEPAAPPPTAPAPAIEPPPSPVAMPPVAPVVTPPPAAPAVTVPAAAPVAASPALPPVAPPVPVAAPAPVATPAPVTPTPAPVAAPVASAAHPAPAPERKGWLDRLKAGLRKTGTSIATVFTGTQIDDALYEELEEALLMADTGVKATTHLLTDLKRRVKDSKTTDPAAVKGLLADALADLLRPLEKALVIGEHTPTVIMVAGVNGAGKTTSIGKLTKHLADEGAAVLLAAADTFRAAAREQLGVWADRNTVEIVSQEGGDPAAVSFDAVTAGKARGKDVVLVDTAGRLPTQLHLMEELKKIRRVVTKADATAPHEVLLVIDGNTGQNALAQVRAFDDALQLTGLIVTKLDGTAKGGVLAAIAQERPIPVYFIGVGEKLEDLETFSAREFAQALLS
- a CDS encoding pitrilysin family protein translates to MKRAFTLLGLLACLSSGAAFAATTPVSQPSSAPSATASGAQQFTLKNGMQLIVQPDRRAPTAVHMVWVRVGSMDEVDGTSGVAHALEHMMFKGTKTLPPGEFSRRVAALGGRENAFTSRDYTGYYQQIPSNRLEDVMKLESDRFAHNHWPDEEFKKEIEVVKEERRLRTEDQPRAMLAEQLFAATFNASPYRRPIVGWMSDLDAMTPDDVRAFHRQWYTPTNAAVVVAGDVDVAQVRALAEKYYGSLPVHALPARKPRTEPEQKGLRRIAVKAPAEQSYVALAFRAPSLDRVDNLTDEDRDALALMVLSAVFNGYDGARLDRALTQGPNRVADSASSSAMVTGRGPSLFMLSGVPAAGKTAQQVEDALRAEVTRVAKDGVSEAELNRVKTQWIASTVYERDSVMSQAQELGGNWVQGFPLDANERLLALLRTVTPAQVQAVAAKYFGDDQLTVATLLPQPLDAPRARPQLPAGAAIR
- a CDS encoding pitrilysin family protein, whose product is MITIKNIAVRALCTSAIALFSSNSAWALLPIQHWTEPNGAKVYLVESPVIPMVDVQIDFDAGTRRDPAGQSGLANAVAAMASKGVKAGRDATAEPALDENGLGEAWADLGASFEANADNDTLHYVLRSLTDPPLLERAARLAARQIAEPVTTDDVWQRDRARWSASLKEANTRPATVANHAFAAAVYGSHPYGVRTTEETLARISVADMQAFHAQYVAACRAKVSIVGAVSRAQAQTLVATLLSRLPATAGCAPLPPVGEVAALTAPAEKAIPFASAQAHVLIGQPGFQRRDPDFLALLVGNHILGGGGFVSRLTHEVREKRGLSYSVYSYFAPGLHAGAFSVGLQTRPDQAVQAVQVSRDVIARFLAEGPSEAELRAAKDNLIGGFALRIDSNKKLLGNVANIAWNDLPLDYLDQWAKKVEALTVADVRTAMAQKLQPDRMVTVVVGGKQP